DNA from Chrysemys picta bellii isolate R12L10 chromosome 13, ASM1138683v2, whole genome shotgun sequence:
cttcctgcttctccacgtgggcaccaacgATACTGCCAaaaatgaccttgagcggatcactgcagactacgtggctctgggaagaaggataaaggagtttgaggcgcaagtggtgttctcgtccatcctccctgtgcaaggaaaaggccggggtagagaccgtcgaatcgtggaagtcaacgagtggctacgcaggtggtgtcggagagaaggctttggattcttcgaccatgggatggtgttccaagaaggaggagtgctaggcagagacgggctccacctaacgaagagagggaagagcatcttcgccagcaggctggctaacctagtgaggagggctttaaactaggttcaccgggggaaggagaccaaagccctgaggtaagtggggaaatgggattctgggaggaagcacaagcaggagagcgcaaggggggaggactcctgtctcatgctgagaaagagggacgatcgatgagttatcttacgtgcctatacacaaatgcaagaagcctgggaagcaagcagggagaactggaagtcctggcacagtcagggaactatgatgtgattggaataacagagacttggtgggataactcacatgactggagtactgtcatggatggatataaactgttcaggaaggacaggcagggcagaaaaggtgtgggagttgcgttgtatgtaagagaggagtatgactgctcagagctccggtatgaaactgcagaaaaacgtgagagtctctggataaagttgagaagtgtgagcaacaagggtgatgtcgtggttggagtctgctatagaccaccagaccagggggatgaggtggacgaggctttcttctgacaactagcagaagttgctagatcgcaggccctggttctcatgggagactttaatcaccctgatatctgctgggagagcaatacagcggtgcacagacaatctaggaaatttttggaaagtgtaggggacaatttcctggtgcaagtgctggaggaatcaactaggggcagagcttttcttgatctgctgctcacaaacagggaagaattagtaggggaagcaaaagtggatgggaacctgggaggcaagaatcccatgcactgctacagactagggtccgaatggctaggtagcagttctgcagaaaaggacctaggggtcacagtggacgagaagctggatatgactcaacagtgtgctcttgttgccaagaaggctaacggcattttgggctgtataagtaggggcattgccagcagatcaaggaacgtgatcaatcctctttattcgacattggtgaggcctcatctggaatactgtgtccagttttgggccccacactacaagaaggatgtggaaaaattggaaagagtccagcggagggcaacaaaaatgattaggggtctggagcacatgacttatgaggagaggctgagggaactgggcttgtttagtctccagaagagaagaatgaggggggatttgatagcagccttcaactacctgaaagggggttccaaagaggatggagctcggctgttctcagtggtgacagatgacagaacaaggagcaatggtctcaagttgcagtgggggaggtccaggttggatatcaggaaaaactatttcactaggagggtggtgaaacactggaatgcgttacctagggaggtggtggagtctccttccttggaggtttttaaggcccggcttgacaaagccctggctgggatgatttagctgggaattggtcctgctttgagcagggggttggactagatgacctcttgaggtcccttccaactctgatattctatgattctatgattctatgaccaggagccggctgaggtaagcgccgcctggccggagctcgcacccagaaaccctaccccaggtcggaaccccctcccacacccaaattccctcccagaccacacacccagcaccccaaccccctgccccaggtcggaaccccctcctgtaccctaatccctaatctccagcccaattccagagcccgcatccccaccggagccctcacccctccctgcactccaacccccagctccagcccagtgaaagtgagtgagggtgtgagagcgagcgactgagggaagtgggctgggctggagtgagtgggggtggggccttggggaaggggcatgaaaggggttgggtcaagggcgtttggttttgtgcaagtagaaagttggcaactctacttaaggacctttgaaaagcagcctccttagcaccgctcctgataccaggggccaaggcgcccctggacatgagaaccacaataggccagagcaaaacgctgcgttagaaatcggagctcaggctgccaagcgaacgatagctgacagacaggagatgcgggaattaaggttgtgccttcagccagcaactggtgttcatccgtttgcaccacacacacacctgtaggcagggccactatttccttccctgcctgtttagcatctctcggtccttactgtgcccatcaccgtggtgtctgagtggtaaaccaagggtttgacgtgtgcatatgaaactgcctgactggaaggacatggtttggtgtggatcagtgactgctggggcgattggtggcagaaggctctgagggcctgctcattccgacctggctcattccaatggcttctacagctgacagCAGCctagtctcctgcctgggtccgacgcaaatcaggaagtacaggaccacggttaaaaagagcagctcaaaagatcattttcgctgaacccagccctgcacagatttccagcttaggtttgcattttcagcaaaagttcttcttgattattttctcccaacccctttgtgcctccataatagccagccaccccgtcagtcgcatcctggggcgctccagggacagcgtgtgtgcgtgtatgtgtacgtctgtatatatgtgtatgcgtacatgtgtgtatgtatgtgtgtacgtgtatgtgcacatgagtgtgtgcacgtgagtgtgcgtgtgtatgtgtgtacatgtaccccagtcagatgtatacatctggatttcctttgaaagaattttcaaattgagctgatcaagtgcaatggcaaagcaccgtgccctgccctgccctggctgccccgggtgttacctcggagggaatcgttctaGATTCCattgagtggcaggtccagggaagagccttatctggggggaggctgtaccagacccgcccgacccaggcaggctcccaggtactctctcctcggggctgataaggcttcttagcagtttctctccaaacaaattccagttcaagacacctgagagctccacagcagggcagcatccccagagcgcagcagggcgggggttagggggagcagtcggtagcagcacctgcccctcgtatggcaggagcgagaagtgccaggctctctgcacagagcagcagtgtttagcctgggccagacgtgctgcagtgatgggtaagagtgggctcggagagccagagggtctgtggggcagcgctgggcccttctgctccgcactagggccgggtgggcgtgttcagctgggattggaacccaccagcacttgtgggtgcgaatgtggggctggaacgcaacgtggggcgctcccacctcgcccgggggcgactggggggaagggcagagagacacctgggctgagaccccagctccagggagacagtcaccccggcccagccgggttaaattgtccagctgtgtgacagcccccccatccctgaggggtttcccccccccggtatgtcacagcagggtaatgtgcgtactgaatggcaggggttgccagagactggctgggagaggcctttggggatggaggaagcagcactaaggtacatgccaacctccctacagaggaggggccgtgccccgcaggtgtggggcagggagctgggacactgcgcggtgggtcattgtctggcccaggcccttcccagccggaggccgaggccgaggcatttccttcaggtcaccttccgctgcagcttggccacgggcccccatagccactagcccagccagggataccaagtggggattgtcacggctggctcctccctgccgccagcagctcttcactgccagggaattcctgaaatcctgtgtgcccctcccccacccacctcctggggctctgagtgccccccccggacagcccctcccccgagctctgagtgcccctggccagtccctcccctcagccccccccccacttcctggggctctgagtgccctcagccagtccccctcccagaccccggggctgagtgaccttggccaacccccgtcccttcaggaggaactcccagtacccacccagcccccacacctcagggttcccctccctgcggcactgtagccatacccccaccagggccggctttaggccaattcaaccaattcccctgaatcgggccccgggcaagagccggtgcgctgtaccagggtggcccggcttccccagggggcaatttaaaggacctagggctcccagcaggggccggagccccaggccctttaaattgctaccagacccccactgctggagccctggggtagggctgcggggctctgggggctatttaaaaagtccggggctcccgcttcCTCTacggccccggccctttaaatagccactggagccccgctgcttccccagggctcccgcggctatttaaagggccggggcggtagaagcaagggagccctgggccctttaaatagccaccagagccctgggatagcgggggactcgggggctatttaaagggctggggctccagctgcctctgctgcaccccgtccccgcaccagccccgcaccctctgccctgcccgcagccagccccgtctccagccagccctgcaccccctgtccgcagccagcccctgctgcacccctgccctacctccagccagcccctgccgcacccccctgccctgtctccagccaacccctgccgcacccccctgccctgtctccagccaacccctgccgcacccccctgcgaccctgcccaaagccagccagccccacacacacctctgcccgcaccagccctgcacccccctacccACACCAGCACCGCACCCCGTGCCCTGCCTGCATCAAGCCCCGCACCTCCTGCAGCCAACCCCTGCgacacccccctgcctgaagccagctagtcccacactcctctgtctccagccctgccaatccccgctgcacccccctgcagccctgcctgaagccagccagcccgccccacacacccctgtctccagccagccccgcaccccttgtccttcctgcagccagaccctacctccagtgagcccctgccctgcagttcccagggcagtaaccctgcacacctgcttcaatgaagggggcagggagcagctgggacccacacatgtgcacaccactagggtgaccagacagcaagtgtgaaaaatcgggacagggtggggggtaataggatcctataagaaaaagacccaaaaatcgggactgtccctataaaatcaggacatctggtcaccctagcacacccccagggagtggcggggacccacacacgtgaaacggagctcattaataaccgatcaacagcagtGCCAGGCTGTGCTGGGCGAGGCGGGAGGGTCCAGCAGTCCCAGCTCTCGGTTGTGCCGTTCCCGGgcacagggaactgggagtcgcgGCTCCTGAAGGGCGGGTTTGTGTTCCCAGCTTCTCACCGGCTCTTCCCTTTTGCAGCTGCCCGGTGCCCttgtctcctgctcctcaccGGCCTGCTGGCCCTGTCAGCCCCAGTTCTCACCCTGGAAATACACAACCTGAACATCTTAAAGGGACCCACCCATGCAATCAGGAACATCCACCCAAAGCACTTGAAGGCAGGTGTGTCATGTGTCTGCTTCTATAGCCCTCCCCTCTGGCCCTGGGGCCCCAGGACgtcactcactggctgcctggggATTATGGAGGCCTGAAGCCACTGGGAGAAATTACAATCCAACCGTAGCTCTCTATTCAAACCACGCTGAGCTCTTTGGCGatttgagggaggggagggaggttcgGTTCGGTTcgggggggcacaggggctggccCATTGCAGTGCAGGGAGCAGCACGGGACAAAGCCAGGAGGTGCTGGTTGCCTTGGGCAGCAGAGGGGGCGTGGAGGAGTGAACTGGTGCAGCCTGGGCCCGAGCCAGGCAGGGGCAGACGGGATGAGATGGGGGTGCGCAGGCAGCAGGGCGACTGGTGCAGAATTAACACAGAGCTCGAgctaggcagggcagggctgtgcagagCTCGAGGGGAGGTGCGGGGGCTGGAAGCTGTtgcaggaggagctgcagagccagggaagggaCTGGAAGGCACAAGGTGGCGTGGGCAGAGCCACGGGAGCGGGCGGTGAGTttggtggctgcatttgggcCAGACTGGAGGGGAGCAGACGGAATCCAGGTAGAGCAGTGAGGGGGGTTTGCAGAAGTGTGGGCAGAAGAACGGTTTGTCCTGGATGAGGGTTTCAGGGACACGGAGAAGGGGAGGCGAATGCACTGCTAACACTCTCTGGTGCTTGGGAGACAGTCTCTGCCAACCCCTCATGTCACGCGGATCTCCCAATTCCTGTCCTTACAGATTAGGGGAAAGGGAGCCTGCGGCACAGCCGAGCCAGTGATCCGCAGTTACCAGAGGCCCACGGTAAGAGTATCCCACGCTTCACCTATCCACGCGCTGCAGAAATGAGATGCAAGAACAACAAGAaggaacagagagtcctgtggcacctttaagactaacagaagtattggagcataagctttcgtgggtgaatgcccacttcatcagacgcaaggcattcacccacgaaagcttatgctccaatacttcagttagtcttaaaggtgccacaggaccctctgttgctttttacagattcagactaacacggctacccctcggatatGAAGAACAACAagagttattcacacagcttctccctgcagggcagaacaAGGCATTGGGATGCATTGTCTGACCGGGCCAGAGGGGAATCCCCAGGGATTATACAGGCCCCTGGGAGCAGGAACTCTGATggcagagggtgggagggtgtgggggaaagGGCTTCATACACACAGACTGTAACGTGTCCTGCAGAGGAGAAGCTTTGGGTCATGATCTTTCTGCAGGGAAAGTGGCACCACTGATAGACTGTGTGGGATCCAGGACCCAGGGCTGTGACCCACTGGGCCGTGTCCCTCACTACTGCAGGTGTGGGGAGTTTGCAGCCAAAATTTGGGATGAGTGGCAAGATCCTTTGACTCCACAGACTCCTCCTTTCCCTGGCAGCTGGTATCGGTGGCCTCAGCACACACGCTCTGTTGCAGAGCCCTTGGCACAGGAGTTTGCTGAGAGCTGAGGGGGTGCAGAACCTGCTGCTGTAAGATACAGTCACCCCACAGGACACACGGTGCTGTTAGCTCGCAGTGTCCCACGCATCGTGTCTGCCGTGTTAAACACCTCCCCGAAAACCCCTGCAGAGTATGAACAGGGGCCTGTTTGTCTTCTGGGAAACCTACGTGTGCACATGCAAAGTAGCTAGTTAGAGAATAAACTGCCCAGGAGTGGGTGACAGGACCTAATGCCAGGGCTGTGCCAGCAGGTTCAGGCTCAGTGTCTGCATCCATTGTTGAAGCCTCTTTGACAATGGGCTGGCAAAGCATGCGGGGTGTCAGTGCAGACACTGCTGTCTGTGGCACACCGGAGGGGCCCTTTCTCACTCACCCAGGGTGGGAAGAGCTGAGCAGGGTTCTGTTCCACGTGGTTTAGTGAAAGCGATCTCTCTCTTGTGCACAGTCTGGCCCAAGGACTGCAGCGAGATAACCTGGAACAGGGTCAGTGGCGTCTTTGTCATCCAGCCCACAGGATTCCACCAGATTGTCGTTTACTGTGACTTGAACAGCACCAGCGAGGGCTGGACGGTCCTCCAGCGGAACCGGCACGACACACAGATCACCTGGgctgagtcctggagcacctacaagtacggctttggcaACGTGCAGGATGACTACTGGCTGGGAACGGAGTACATCTATCGGATCGCCAAGCAGAAGGTCTACCAGGTCAGGTTTGTCATCCACGATTCATCCGGCACCATGAAATACGCAGACTACAACCTCTTCGGTCTGGAAGACGAGTCCAAAGGCTACAGGCTGAGGCTGGGCTCTTACACTGGGACTGCAGGGGACGCCATGACTTCAAACAATCCTAGCACCGTGCATGACAACATGAAGTTCTCCACTAAAGACCTGGATCAGGACACTTATGGTGGGAACTGTGCGTCTAGCTATGATGGGGGCTGGTGGTACTCGGCTTGTCATTCTGTTCGACTGAACGTCAAAGGGAGCATCACTTGGGGTAGTTTCTGTAGTGGGAACTGCCAAGCCTCCGCCATCCTCATCAAACCAGCGTCCTACTGTTagtcaccccttccccaccctcctgtctgcagtgaggccaacccctgctccacgaagggagggaaaagggtcAGAGTGTGTCATGGCCAAACCTCCCGCCCGCTCTCACAGGCCTTGCTGGGGGAAGTATCAGGGTTACCCAGGAAACGGGGCcactttccttctcctctccctccctgcagactTTCCGAGCTTTTCTCCCCTGGGCCTTTCTGCGCTGGGCTGACTCCCGTGCACCAGCGTTCGGCTGGAGTGACTCTTCCGCGTCATTTTAGCTCGGCGATGCGATGAGTAGGCCTAGAGGTCACTGGAAAGGTGAAATCCCAAGCATGGCGGGAGCTTCTCAAACACCCTCTGCATGGCCCTGCCTC
Protein-coding regions in this window:
- the LOC135975181 gene encoding fibrinogen-like protein 1-like protein is translated as MAEVWPKDCSEITWNRVSGVFVIQPTGFHQIVVYCDLNSTSEGWTVLQRNRHDTQITWAESWSTYKYGFGNVQDDYWLGTEYIYRIAKQKVYQVRFVIHDSSGTMKYADYNLFGLEDESKGYRLRLGSYTGTAGDAMTSNNPSTVHDNMKFSTKDLDQDTYGGNCASSYDGGWWYSACHSVRLNVKGSITWGSFCSGNCQASAILIKPASYC